In Uranotaenia lowii strain MFRU-FL chromosome 2, ASM2978415v1, whole genome shotgun sequence, one genomic interval encodes:
- the LOC129745309 gene encoding uncharacterized protein LOC129745309, whose amino-acid sequence MKPYKKIGHSKRPVPLMEKKTLVLLGVRLQRSPASLLFPARKGLIEIFSVTWSKRNAARRTSESITCLLIKKSDGCRNTKFCHWDRLTADHIERPIRSPREKSRCPSNGRKCRMPVCRLCPKKIRSFLSWTFRLGSVQQQQDKWIEV is encoded by the exons ATGAAACCATACAAGAAAATAGGCCACAGCAAACGGCCGGTGCCACTAATGGAAAAGAAAACGTTGGTTCTACTCGGGGTAAGACTGCAGAGGTCACCTGCTTCCTTATTATTCCCAGCAAGAAAAGGCCTCATCGAGATTTTTTCTGTTACCTGGAGTAAACGAAATGCGGCTCGTCGAACATCGGAAAGTATTACTTGCCTACTCATCAAAAAAAGCGACGG atgcCGGAACACGAAATTTTGCCACTGGGATCGATTGACAGCAGACCACATCGAACGGCCTATACGGTCCCCCCGTGAAAAGAGCCGCTGTCCGTCGAACGGCAGGAAATGTAGGATGCCCGTTTGCCGCTTATGCCCAAAAAAAATTCGCAG CTTTCTTTCGTGGACTTTCCGGCTGGGCAGTGTTCAGCAGCAGCAGGATAAGTGGATCGAAGTGTAA